A portion of the Echeneis naucrates chromosome 5, fEcheNa1.1, whole genome shotgun sequence genome contains these proteins:
- the csrp1b gene encoding cysteine and glycine-rich protein 1b, translating to MPFGGGNKCGCCQKTVYFAEEVQCEGKSWHKSCFLCMVCRKNLDSTTVAVHVDEIYCKSCYGKKYGPKGYGFGGGAGTLSMDTGEGLGIQPEVQAPHRPTNNPNASKFAQKAGGSDVCPRCGKTVYAAEKVIGGGNSWHKGCFRCAKCGKGLESTTVADRDGEIFCKGCYAKNFGPKGFGFGQGAGALAYSQ from the exons ATGCCTTTTGGAGGAGGAAACAAGTGCGGCTGCTGCCAGAAAACCGTCTACTTCGCAGAGGAGGTGCAGTGCGAGGGGAAGAGCTGGCACAAATCATGCTTTCTATGCA TGGTCTGTAGGAAGAACTTAGACAGCACCACAGTGGCCGTTCATGTGGATGAGATCTACTGCAAGTCGTGTTATGGAAAGAAGTATGGGCCGAAAGGCTATGGCTTTGGAGGTGGCGCTGGCACTCTGAGTATGGACACAGGCGAGGGCCTTGGAATCCAGCCTGAAGT ACAAGCCCCTCATCGGCCCACAAACAACCCCAATGCCTCCAAGTTCGCCCAGAAAGCTGGCGGCTCCGATGTCTGCCCTCGATGTGGGAAAACGGTCTACGCAGCGGAGAAGGTTATCGGAGGTGGCAAT tCGTGGCATAAGGGATGTTTTCGCTGTGCCAAATGTGGCAAAGGCCTCGAGTCTACAACCGTCGCTGATCGAGATGGGGAGATCTTCTGTAAAG GGTGCTACGCAAAGAACTTTGGTCCCAAGGGCTTTGGTTTTGGTCAGGGTGCAGGAGCTCTGGCCTACTCCCAGTAA